A window of the Branchiostoma floridae strain S238N-H82 chromosome 12, Bfl_VNyyK, whole genome shotgun sequence genome harbors these coding sequences:
- the LOC118428099 gene encoding uncharacterized protein LOC118428099, with the protein MASKITAKAEILVLQEDLPGITITDVDVKGSISEGEGFLSDIIAFDAVGTRKGTSQRFSLVAKLTDFKRLSALYGGQYPESFRDTHINMEACEVKFYSDVVPELLSAAVPSTERKSKSGNRDGKSHPFTDASFLPKCYFAATDTSSMLSVRVMENLKTQGFSIKPNIQPLSRAEMMLAAGALAQLHGLSHRLELLSGKSLPEKYDWIMTKTGTIGPKANITYKYLTNVKAFAAAFPDQADLVAGLEELGPRVISKENLQRRLKVLSHGDCWVNNIMIKTARPGTGLEM; encoded by the exons ATGGCATCAAAGATAACCGCAAAAGCCGAGATC TTGGTACTGCAGGAGGACCTCCCGGGTATCACCATCACGGACGTCGATGTCAAAGGATCCATCAGCGAAGGAGAAGGTTTCCTGAGTGACATCATCGCCTTTGATGCCGTGGGGACCAGGAAAGGCACAAGTCAGCGCTTCAGTCTCGTCGCTAAACTGACAGATTTCAAACGGCTGTCGGCATTATATGGAGGACAGTATCCAGAGTCTTTCAGGGATACCCACATCAACATGGAGGCGTGTGAAGTCAAGTTTTACTCCGACGTGGTCCCGGAGCTCTTGTCGGCGGCGGTTCCGAGCACGGAGCGCAAATCAAAGTCAGGGAATAGAGATGGCAAAAGTCATCCCTTTACTGATGCCTCTTTCCTCCCCAAATGCTACTTCGCCGCCACCGACACGAGCTCCATGCTATCCGTGAGGGTTATGGAGAATCTGAAAACTCAGGGGTTCTCCATAAAACCCAACATCCAACCGTTGAGCCGTGCTGAGATGATGCTTGCTGCCGGGGCCCTGGCGCAGCTGCACGGCCTGTCACATCGGCTGGAGCTCCTGTCGGGCAAATCCCTTCCCGAGAAGTACGACTGGATCATGACTAAGACAGGTACAATAGGTCCGAAGGCTAACATAACCTACAAATATCTGACCAACGTGAAGGCGTTTGCCGCAGCATTTCCTGACCAGGCAGACCTTGTGGCTGGCCTCGAAGAGTTAGGCCCCCGTGTCATCTCCAAGGAGAACCTACAGCGACGGCTTAAGGTGCTTAGCCATGGAGACTGCTGGGTCAACAACATCATGATTAAG ACAGCTCGTccgggcaccggtttggaaatgtga
- the LOC118428101 gene encoding uncharacterized protein LOC118428101, with protein MIHHLMLPFTFTKYAGDVPTEIRLVDWQSLMYKPPTHDLALLFVFNTGWDVFHGHRDAILAHYHRTLQETLGPGVSSGLRDYTLEELKADFKADCLYGITRRFSYADVVSRLSDPSLLKMIQEIKEWGFL; from the exons ATGATTCATCATTTGATGTTGCCGTTTACCTTCACAAAGTACGCAGGAGACGTGCCGACTGAGATAAGGCTGGTGGACTGGCAGAGTCTGATGTACAAGCCACCAACCCACGACCTAGCTCTCCTGTTTGTTTTCAACACGGGTTGGGATGTCTTCCACGGCCACAGGGACGCCATCCTGGCTCACTATCACCGCACACTACAGGAGACACTGGGCCCAGGCG TATCCTCGGGTCTACGTGACTACACCCTGGAAGAGTTGAAGGCAGACTTCAAAGCCGACTGTCTGTACGGGATAACCAGGCGTTTTTCGTATGCGGACGTCGTGAGCCGACTCTCAGATCCAAGTCTGCTGAAGATGATCCAAGAAATCAAGGAGTGGGGTTTTCTCTGA
- the LOC118427554 gene encoding arylacetamide deacetylase-like, giving the protein MGALGVVTWLTAAGTLGAAVFSGYLYSSLPPDVAEPHKVVILKGFERTFKLVAWVHEKMGFGVLKLQPPPSQASHPNLEVTDASFDGVQVRVYKPIAQKTGSKMAGLMWFHGGGWVFGSIDQCDALVGRIANQTGAVMVSVEYRLAPEHKFPIPFEDCLTATQHFLQHASEYGVDPTRIGVAGGSAGGNLAAAVALRLRKDDKKKFPPLKLQALIYPALQAFNFQTPSYVRGHRFFVLLSAKTMIGFWVKYLNNNMSLVDTLANNGHTAALKKSRFASYVDRHFLDDSVPRLVPEDVSVDLPDDMKDLLNPYYSPLMAEDADLSGLPNTYVTVCGTDVLRDDGIMYARRLEMAGVQVRLARYPSGFHGIMSFSSKPFYFEVGKQMEQDLTTFLRHHL; this is encoded by the exons TTGGGCGCCGCCGTCTTTTCTGGTTACCTGTACTCGTCTCTACCTCCTGACGTCGCAGAACCGCACAAAGTCGTCATCCTCAAGGGGTTCGAGCGAACATTTAAATTAGTG GCATGGGTTCATGAGAAGATGGGGTTTGGCGTGCTGAAACTCCAGCCGCCGCCGTCACAAGCGTCACATCCCAACCTGGAAGTGACGGACGCGTCCTTCGATGGCGTCCAGGTTCGAGTCTATAAGCCAATAGCTCAGAAAACGGGAAGCAAGATGGCCGGCCTGATGTGGTTTCATGGAGGAGGATGGGTGTTTGGCTCAATTG aTCAGTGCGACGCCCTTGTCGGACGCATCGCAAACCAGACGGGTGCTGTGATGGTGTCAGTTGA ataTCGGCTAGCCCCTGAACACAAGTTCCCCATTCCGTTTGAAGACTGCCTTACGGCTACCCAACATTTCCTCCAACACGCCAGTGAGTACGGAGTCGACCCAACAAGAATCGGTGTGGCAGGGGGCAGCGCTGGTGGAAACCTGGCTGCTGCGGTCGCTCTGAGACTCAGAAAGGACGACAAAAAGAAGTTCCCGCCATTAAAACTACAAGCGTTAATCTACCCTGCTCTGCAAGCGTTCAACTTTCAGACTCCTTCATATGTCAGAGGGCACAGGTTCTTCGTTCTACTTTCAGCTAAGACGATGATTGGGTTCTGGGTAAAATATCTCAACAACAACATGTCCCTGGTCGACACTCTTGCAAACAACGGCCACACGGCTGCGCTAAAGAAGTCCCGCTTTGCCTCTTACGTTGACCGACACTTTCTCGACGACTCCGTGCCAAGATTGGTTCCTGAGGACGTCAGTGTAGATCTACCAGACGACATGAAGGACCTCCTGAACCCCTACTATTCTCCACTGATGGCAGAAGACGCCGACTTGTCCGGATTGCCCAACACTTACGTCACTGTTTGCGGCACGGACGTCCTGAGGGATGACGGGATCATGTACGCCAGGAGGCTGGAAATGGCGGGAGTTCAGGTCCGACTGGCGCGCTACCCGTCAGGCTTCCACGGTATCATGTCCTTCTCATCGAAACCGTTTTACTTTGAGGTCGGGAAACAGATGGAACAGGACTTGACAACGTTCTTACGTCACCATCTGTAA